TTTGACTGGGAATTTTGGACATTTATGATCTCGAAAATTTCTGAGAGTATTCCACGTCGCTTGGCATCTATCTTTTCTGAGCAAGAACAAAATCACCTAAAATTTCTGTTTAAAAATTGAGGGCATTGGTGAATATAGGAATTCACGTTAAATACTTTCTAAGTATAGGTTGGCGATCGCATCTTTAAAAAATCTTACCTCAATTTACTATGCTCAAAATAATTTTGAGTATAGTAAATGCTGCCATTTAAATGGGGACTGGGAATTCATTAATGACGACAACAATCATAAATTATTAATTATTTAACGAAAAAAGCCAATTTTACGCCTACAATAGCGCACATAGATACTGTTCGCTTTTTTTCTAATGCTGAACTTTCAAATCCAATCCGATAGTGATACACCAGCTTCCAAACAATTATTTGCTCAAATCCAATTTGCGATCGCTTCTGGACAATATCCTCCAGGACATCGCTTACCTAGCACTAGACAACTAGCTATGATTACGGGACTGCACCGCAACACAATCAGCAAAGTCTACCAACAGCTAGAAGAAAATGGATTAGTAGCATCAATAGCTGGTTCGGGAATCTATGTCAAAATTCATGAACGAGAAAATATTAATCATTCAGATTCTCCTATAGTTAATTCGGTTAATGCCATCAAAGATAGTCTGGATCGGATTTTAGAATTGGGCTGTAGCGTTGAGCAAATTAAAGAATTATTCCTAGAAGAAATAGACTGGCGCATTAGCTGTTGCGATCGCGTAATTGTTACCGTTCCTAAAAGAGACATCAGCGCTGGGGAAATTATGCAGCAAGAATTATGTAATTCTTTCTCGATGGAGATTGAATTGATTGAGTTAGAAAAATTATCCCAAATCTTAGAAAAAATTAATTTTGGGACACTGGTGACAAATCGATATTTTATTCAAGAGGTTTTAGCCATTGTTCCTCCTAACTCTTTTCGCGTAATTCCTGTTGA
This DNA window, taken from Pleurocapsa sp. FMAR1, encodes the following:
- a CDS encoding GntR family transcriptional regulator, whose protein sequence is MLNFQIQSDSDTPASKQLFAQIQFAIASGQYPPGHRLPSTRQLAMITGLHRNTISKVYQQLEENGLVASIAGSGIYVKIHERENINHSDSPIVNSVNAIKDSLDRILELGCSVEQIKELFLEEIDWRISCCDRVIVTVPKRDISAGEIMQQELCNSFSMEIELIELEKLSQILEKINFGTLVTNRYFIQEVLAIVPPNSFRVIPVDIYDYKKELEMIKALPSQACLGIVSLSEGTLNIASSIVNSQRGDDLLVLTASVGDRDRLKAVIRAAHTVIAGYTSYDAVKAEIIAMREDLIRMPEVIRTDSYISEKSINLLKRELGLGNRQFI